From a region of the Arachis ipaensis cultivar K30076 chromosome B09, Araip1.1, whole genome shotgun sequence genome:
- the LOC107614974 gene encoding uncharacterized protein LOC107614974, producing MKFVASSSNTKSTSNKSGIGYVLTFEEKFDEVYTSETEPSPRTEPTSNRSSLGDQAQNDDDTAQNHENENSGQDEPETAGVENLRDNSILSHESEGDPETSSTQNPSEVLGDPSWVKAMEDELQEFEMNQVWTLVPRPNGKKVTGTKWIFWNELGEDGSIARNKASRKKGPTRSERVVLDEDDDDYEPEDISPPSTTGTSASTGQKFALYEVVKDLVQEFVSQSNHMIAMSKEQRRLASKHENFFRKSRDRVAVFMTFIDNLQKDEDPATDADEEIDSEGNTSDA from the exons atgaaatttgtggcttcttcatcaaatactaaATCCACATCCAACAAATCTGGTATTGGATATGTTCTCACATTTGAGGAGAAATTTGATGAAGTttacacaagtgaaactgagccttcaccaagaaccgaACCTACTTCAAATAGGTCAAGTTTGGG GGATCAAGCTCAAAATGATGACGATACTGcacaaaatcatgaaaatgaaaattCTGGACAAGATGAACCAGAAACAGCAGGTGTAGAAAATttaagagacaattccattttgtctcatgaatctgaaggagatCCTGAAACTAGCAGTACCCAGAATCCCTCG GAAGTCCTTGGTGACCCTTCTTGGGTGAAGGCAATGGAAGATGAGCTTCAAGAGTTTGAGATGAACCAAGTTTGGACATTAGTTCCAAGGCCgaatggaaagaaagtgaccggcaccaagtggatattttGGAACGAGCTAGGAGAGGATGGTAGTATTGCAAGAAACaaagcaag cagaAAAAAGGGACCCACTCGTTCTGAAAGAGTGGTtcttgatgaagatgatgatgactaTGAACCAGAAGACATTTCTCCTCCTTCTACCACGGGTACTTCAGCCTCCACTGGACAAAAATTTGCTTTATATGAGGTCGTTAAGGATCTGGTGCAGGAGTTTGTCTCACAATCAAATCACATGATTGCCATGAGCAAGGAACAAAGGAGGCTAGCGAGCAAACATGAGAATTTCTTCCGGAAATCAAGAGATAGAGTGGCTGTGTTCATGACGTTCATTGACAACCTTCAAAAGGATGAAGACCCTGCCACTGATGCTGATGAGGAAATTGATTCAGAGGGAAATACTTCTGATGCTTAG